The Aminipila terrae nucleotide sequence ATTGGCAATTTTGTGGAAACTAAATTCAAGGCCTAAAGCAAACATTATAAAAATAACCCCAAGTTCTGCCCAGAGATTTATATTTTCTGCATCCACGATACTGGGGAGTATGGAAAAGTTTGCACTTGTTAAAAAGCCTGCTAAAATATAGCCCAAAACTAAAGGTTGTTTTATTTTTTTAAAAATTATGGTAGTAATGCTTGCCACCACAAGTATTAATGCTAAATCACGTATTAAAAAATCAAGATGTACCATCTATTCCTCCCTTCGGTTAAAAATCACAGTAAAGGTGGTACCTTCACCAAGTTTACTTTTCACATTAACTTCTGCATTAAATAAAAAGGCAATATGTTTTACAATAGAAAGTCCCAACCCAGTTCCACCACCTTTCTTTGTTCTGGACTTATCTACTCTGTAAAACCTTTCAAACAGTCTTCCAAAATGTTCTTCTGAAATACCGATTCCGTTATCACTTATCTGGACATATACTTTATTTTGATCCATATAAGAGGATACCAGAACTTTGCCTTCCTGGTCTTCTTTAGAATATTTTATGGCATTTTCAATTAAATTCATCATCATCTGAATAAAGCGGTCAACATTTCCTTCTATATAACAATGTTCAGCCAGCCGGGTTTCAATAGTAATATTTTTTCCATTGGCAATGGGTTCTATCGTAGAAATTAAATTAATCAGACTTTCCTTCGTATCAATAGTTACTATATCTATGGAAGCCTTTTTGTTTTCAATTTCCGAAAGCACCAGAACGTCTTCAATTAAACGTTCCAATCTGGAAGTTTCAATAGCTATAATGTCAATAAACTTATTTCGTATTTCAGGGTTTTCAGCTGCTCCATCCTGCAGGGTTTCAATGAATCCCGCAATAGAAGTAAGAGGTGTTTTTAACTCATGAGTTACATTTGCTACAAATTCACTTCGAATCTGTTCCGCTTTTTTGTTTTCCTCAGTGGTTTTTACCATTTGTTCCTGTAGACGATGTACAGGCTTCATAATCTGATTATAAATGAGTAAAGAAAAGACTCCGGAGCATACTACGCAGACAATCATAGTGATGCCAAAATACCGGTTATTAAGCATAAAAGAAAAGGCACTTCCATGATTATTGGACTCTATAGATATAAAATAAGACATAACAAACAACAACAGCACAACATTGCAAATAGTAATTCCTACAGAAGCCAGCAAAAATCTCTTTCTCATCTCATTTTGTAACCCTTTCCTCTTATAGTCTGTATATATTTGTCTTCGTTGTCATCCTGGCCCAGCTTTTTCCTTAAATATCTTATATGAACATCTACCGTTCTGGTTTCCCCTGCAAAATCAATGCCCCAAACCTTGTCAAGCAGCTGATCTCTGGAAAAAACGTGACCTCTGTTTTCAGTTAAATAGCATAACAGTTCAAATTCTTTAAGGGTAAGTTCCACCTGTTTCCCTCCCACCAGGACTTCATGCCTGTCTGTATTGATTTCAATATCATCAATACGAATAACATAATCACTTGTTTTATCAGGAGAATTATTTTCTTCATACCTTCTTAAAACAGCTTTTATTCTGGCCATCAGTTCCCGTACACTAAATGGTTTTGTAATATAATCATCAGCGCCAAACTCCAGTCCTAATATTTTATCTACTTCGTCGCTCTTTGCAGTAAGCATTATAATAGGAGTTTTGTTACCATCTTCTCTCAATTCTCTGCAGATTTCGTGCCCGTTTTTTCCAGGCAGCATTAAATCCAAAAGAATCAAATCTGGTTTTTCTTTATGTACCAACGTAATACCCATTATTCCGTCTTCTGCACTTATATAATCATAGCCATTATTCTTTAAGTTATAACCCACCAGTTCTATAATATTGGGTTCATCCTCAATAATTAATATTTTTTTCATTGTTCCCTTTCATTCCTATATGGTTACTCTTTTATATGATTTAAGCTGATACATGGTTAAGCAATAAATATACTGCCCCTTGATATATCAGCTTAATATTAACTTCTCTATTTAATTTTAACACATAAAAATGCTATATAGCATCCTTAAATTCTTTATTTGTGATATTATTTTCCTTAAACTGAATATCAGAAAGCACTGCTTCTGCAATTTTTTTACAGGAATCGCCGATTCTTTCTATATTATGAACTATATCTGTATACATAACGGTAAATTCAGGGGAACAGCTTTTATCGTAAAGTCTTTTAATATGCTGTCTCTTTAATCGTTCTTCTGTTCTGTTCATTTCTTCTTCCTGAACAAGAAGGTCTTTAGCACGGTTCAAATCTCCTTCTTCAAGAGCTTTAATAGTGGTTCTTGTCATTCGTAATGCCTGATCAAAACATTCATAAATCTCTGCACAGGCAATGTCAGAGAACTCATAACCATTTTTTATTTTCTCATCAGCAAATTCTGCAATATTTATGCAATTGTCACCTATATGTTCAATATCAGATGCAATATGAATCAGTCCTGAAACAATATTCCCCTGATGTTCTGTCAATGTGTCTGTAGCAAAAATGGAGGCTAAATATTTAACCGTTTCTTCTTGAAGATTATTGACAATGTCTTCCGTTTTAAACACTTCCTTAATAGCCTCTGAATCATTAGCCAGAAATGCTTTCTTAACATCCTTGATCATCTGCAAAGCAAAATCTGCAATTCTTAAAAGTTCTTTCGTTGCAAGGTGTATGGCAAAAACTGGTTGTTCAATTATATTATAATCCAGGAAATGTGGTTGTGAAGGAAGTTTATCTGTATCTTTACTTGGGATAATCTTCATGACAATTTTAACCAGTAGCCAGATAAAAGGTAAGAAAATCAGTGTATTTATAATGTTAAAAAACATATGAGCATTTGCAATTTGTCTGGATATAACTTCATATTCCAATCCTGCAGGGGAAATATACTGAACCATTCTGCAATAGAAAGAGATAAAAAACATAAAGATAAAAGTACCGGTAACATTAAAGATTATATGGGCTGCAGCCGTACGTTTTGCATTCGCCGGTGCTCCAACAGATGCGACCACTGCTGTAATAGTTGTACCAATATTTGTTCCAAATATAATTGGCAGTGCTGCCTGAAGTCCCACAACACTGGAAACTCCGTCAGGCCCCACCTGGCTGGCAAGATTTTGCAATACCGCAATAGAAGCAGTGCTGCTTTGAACAAGAGCCGTTATTAATGCACCGGTTATAACCCCAATAACAGGTATTTCTTTAACTGACATAAAAAACTGGATTACTTCAGGTAATTCTGCTATTGTTTTCATCACATTGCCCATGATATTAATACTTAAAAACAGCAGACCAAAAGCGAAAATAGTCTGACCAGCATTGGTCCAGTTCTCTTTTTTCATAAAAACATGCAGGATAAAACCAATAAGAATAAATATCCATAAATAATTGCCAACTTTAAAGGCAATAAGCTGTGCCGTTACAGTGGTACCTATATTGGCACCCAGTACAATACTAATAGCCTGAGGTAAATTCATAAGTCCTGCACTAACAAATCCTATGACCATTACAGTTGTCGCACTGCTGCTTTGCAGCACCACTGCGGTTAAAGCCCCTACTATAACTCCAATCAATGGATTTTTGGTTAAAAGTGACAGAACCTTTCTCATTTTTTCTCCAGCAGTCTTCTGTAATCCATCACTCATCAGGTTCATTCCATAAATAAATATTGCTAAACTACCAAGTAATGTAATCCCAACCTGAAACCAGTTAACTTCCATTTTATTCACCTCTCAATTGCACATAAATATACCATTATAGTCCCTATCTATAATAGTATAAACATAAGAGCCAGATAAAAAGAGAATAAATGTTAAACTATTGTAAATTTAATGTTAACTTTTCCGACAACCGTTTTATACCATCTCCAAATTCTTTTTCTATATTAATTGTAATAAGCTGTAAATGTTCATCATTTTCTCTGGTATAAAAACTGTCTATATCATAATCAATATAAATTTTCTCCGGAGATTCCTGAAATTCTGCTTCAGTTTCTCTGGGATAGAAATTAATAACCTCTACGGTTTTATCAAAAATCTGTCTTCCCAGAGAATGTACCAAATAATTATTATAATGAATTTGTTTTATATCTATTTCACTACTGCTAATATTACATATTTTATCACAGGCAGAAATTAGCCAGAGCGTTTCTTCATTTAATGAACTGTCACCATCAATCAGGATAAAATCAAAACTTCCAGCCTGTTGCACCATTTCCATAAACTTATCCATTTCCTGTACATTTAGAAGTTTCAATGGATTTCTTCCTTTGGAACCAGAAAAAGTACATATACCATATGAGTCTGTAATAATGAAACTATCAATAATTCTGCAAAGATTATTATTTGTTTCCATATAATATAAATAAAAATCTAAGGATTTTTCTTCATCAGGTCTAAAATATTTGTCTGTGGATTGGAATTCTTCATAATTTATATACAACACTCTTTTTCCATGAAACCGGACTAATTCTTGTGCCAGTCCTAATGCAACAGAAGTTTTGCCCGTGCCCCCTGTTGCACTACAAAAGAAAACAGTTTGTCCAGAACCTTTTATGGGTTTTATGAATTTACTGCCTGTTTTTTTACAATATAAAAGCATTAATTCCTGTGATAATCTTTCTGCCGTGTCATACCGGTATAGATGCTGGTTCTGATTAGAATTATTAAATGGCTCCTGAACTTCAACCAGAATAATAAATCCAGTCTCTTCTGTTTTTATCATATAATCCACTAAAATAAGTTTATATTCATCTTTTTGAGGATAATGGTAAAAATCTTCATTGGATATAATAGTAAAAAACATTTTACTGTTTTCCACAGCTACACAAGTTGACAATGCTCTGGCATAATCCAGATCATCCGTTATAAACAAAATTGTAATTAATTCCATATTTTACTCCTTTAACCATATTAAATACAGTATAAAGCCTTATGGAAATAATTGTCAATTATTTTTTATTTTTTCTTCTTCATCAATCATCTGATATAATTTATTTAAAGCCTGACTCAGACCACCAATTTCTTCAATTAGTCCGACTTTT carries:
- a CDS encoding sensor histidine kinase; this encodes MRKRFLLASVGITICNVVLLLFVMSYFISIESNNHGSAFSFMLNNRYFGITMIVCVVCSGVFSLLIYNQIMKPVHRLQEQMVKTTEENKKAEQIRSEFVANVTHELKTPLTSIAGFIETLQDGAAENPEIRNKFIDIIAIETSRLERLIEDVLVLSEIENKKASIDIVTIDTKESLINLISTIEPIANGKNITIETRLAEHCYIEGNVDRFIQMMMNLIENAIKYSKEDQEGKVLVSSYMDQNKVYVQISDNGIGISEEHFGRLFERFYRVDKSRTKKGGGTGLGLSIVKHIAFLFNAEVNVKSKLGEGTTFTVIFNRREE
- a CDS encoding winged helix-turn-helix domain-containing protein, which produces MKKILIIEDEPNIIELVGYNLKNNGYDYISAEDGIMGITLVHKEKPDLILLDLMLPGKNGHEICRELREDGNKTPIIMLTAKSDEVDKILGLEFGADDYITKPFSVRELMARIKAVLRRYEENNSPDKTSDYVIRIDDIEINTDRHEVLVGGKQVELTLKEFELLCYLTENRGHVFSRDQLLDKVWGIDFAGETRTVDVHIRYLRKKLGQDDNEDKYIQTIRGKGYKMR
- a CDS encoding Na/Pi cotransporter family protein, which translates into the protein MEVNWFQVGITLLGSLAIFIYGMNLMSDGLQKTAGEKMRKVLSLLTKNPLIGVIVGALTAVVLQSSSATTVMVIGFVSAGLMNLPQAISIVLGANIGTTVTAQLIAFKVGNYLWIFILIGFILHVFMKKENWTNAGQTIFAFGLLFLSINIMGNVMKTIAELPEVIQFFMSVKEIPVIGVITGALITALVQSSTASIAVLQNLASQVGPDGVSSVVGLQAALPIIFGTNIGTTITAVVASVGAPANAKRTAAAHIIFNVTGTFIFMFFISFYCRMVQYISPAGLEYEVISRQIANAHMFFNIINTLIFLPFIWLLVKIVMKIIPSKDTDKLPSQPHFLDYNIIEQPVFAIHLATKELLRIADFALQMIKDVKKAFLANDSEAIKEVFKTEDIVNNLQEETVKYLASIFATDTLTEHQGNIVSGLIHIASDIEHIGDNCINIAEFADEKIKNGYEFSDIACAEIYECFDQALRMTRTTIKALEEGDLNRAKDLLVQEEEMNRTEERLKRQHIKRLYDKSCSPEFTVMYTDIVHNIERIGDSCKKIAEAVLSDIQFKENNITNKEFKDAI
- a CDS encoding P-loop NTPase family protein, which produces MELITILFITDDLDYARALSTCVAVENSKMFFTIISNEDFYHYPQKDEYKLILVDYMIKTEETGFIILVEVQEPFNNSNQNQHLYRYDTAERLSQELMLLYCKKTGSKFIKPIKGSGQTVFFCSATGGTGKTSVALGLAQELVRFHGKRVLYINYEEFQSTDKYFRPDEEKSLDFYLYYMETNNNLCRIIDSFIITDSYGICTFSGSKGRNPLKLLNVQEMDKFMEMVQQAGSFDFILIDGDSSLNEETLWLISACDKICNISSSEIDIKQIHYNNYLVHSLGRQIFDKTVEVINFYPRETEAEFQESPEKIYIDYDIDSFYTRENDEHLQLITINIEKEFGDGIKRLSEKLTLNLQ